One part of the Anopheles merus strain MAF chromosome 3L, AmerM5.1, whole genome shotgun sequence genome encodes these proteins:
- the LOC121598261 gene encoding 1-phosphatidylinositol 4,5-bisphosphate phosphodiesterase gamma-1, giving the protein MSFSIGGTGTSCLAALGEMEQIICQLERGTLIQKFYPRKRPEKKTLMLRRETRQIIWSSVQTNGRSNYEGSLELREVKEVRPGKKSKDFEKWPEEAKKSEPRKCFVILHGNDFKLRTVSIVAFSEKEADMWLKGLKYLISDTVSAPYWLQIERWLRREFYLMEANGTASLKDVRSFLPKINCKISTAKLNEVFHEVDTRRRNELGFDDFTRLYQRLILPPASLPEYFDGLRMATYSQNGETVTLQEFRRFLTKEQQEDEGTPGGGHSEETVAKFINDYIQDPARDVSEPYLRLHEFIDFLFSRQNEIWDKRCDTVYQDMSRPLAHYWISSSHNTYLTGDQFSSESSVEAYARALRMGCRCIELDCWDGPDNMPLIFHGHTFTTRIKFMDVIRTIKEHAFITSEYPLILSIEQNCSLTQQRRMAQAMQEVFGEMLLTQPIDKAEAQLPSPQQLKRKIILKHKKLPENGMLVVDEAGKESAVLMRGNDESELDIRNTVKNGILYLEDPVDKGWNAHFFVLTQHKLFYTDSQRPDRDADGRDDEREENGFATNRQSRDGAVLSNDELHFGENWFHGKLSGGREEAEKLLQQFSHLGDGTFLVRESVTFVGDYCLSFWRQGKPNHCRIKLKQDKGVTKYYLMENVLFESLYSLIMYYRQNALRSAEFYITLKEPVPQPNKHETKEWYHQTTTREQSEIVLNQIPQDGAFLVRPSEKGPKAFVISFRAHGKFKHCRIRVEGRLYEMGGMEFESLVDLVNFYSKHPLYRKVTLTYPIPREMIRRINTMDVPEESGGYGYMDPATVTNENVTVKALYDYKAQRDDELSFCKHAIITNVVKRGNDWWLGDYGGKRQHYFPANYVQELSAMDDGTLVEEGANEPLMLGSLQKGSLDVHGAVVEMAYSNHPDIERILRIQNPTMQNVFEVGVQTKELAYEWMCAIKEAAQNASAMENERRKMERNSRVAKEMSDLIIYCRSVPFKHHPAAWVFYEMSSFPETKAEKYFLQAETRALFVRYHRNHLSRVYPKGQRLDSSNYHPTALWNCGSQMIALNFQTPDKPMQLNQAKFRDNGGCGYLLKPEFMFRDEFDPTDPNTLVGVGEVIVNVRIIGGRNLCKVSRNITSPLVEVEVLGASFDGGIKHRTRAIADNGLNPIWNEICEFRIANPHFAMIRFEVQDEDMFGEPNFIGQAVFPLGSIRTGYRSVVLRNKYSEELELATLLVHTSIRPLQTE; this is encoded by the exons ATGAGCTTCAGCATCGGCGGAACGGGCACCAGCTGCCTGGCGGCGCTCGGCGAGATGGAACAGATCATCTGCCAGCTCGAGCGGGGCACCCTGATCCAGAAGTTTTACCCCCGCAAACGGCCGGAAAAGAAAACGCTTATGCTGCGCCGCGAAACGCGacag ATCATCTGGTCCTCGGTGCAGACGAACGGACGCAGCAACTACGAGGGGTCGCTGGAGCTGCGCGAGGTGAAGGAGGTGCGGCCCGGCAAAAAGTCGAAAGACTTTGAGAAGTGGCCGGAAGAGGCCAAGAAGAGCGAACCGCGCAAATGTTTCGTCATCCTGCACGGGAATGATTTTAAGCTGCGCACCGTTTCGATCGTGG CATTCTCCGAAAAGGAAGCGGACATGTGGCTGAAAGGACTGAAGTATCTGATCTCGGACACGGTGAGCGCCCCGTACTGGCTGCAGATAGAGCGCTGGCTGCGGCGCGAATTCTACCTGATGGAGGCGAACGGCACGGCCAGCCTGAAGGACGTGCGGTCCTTTCTGCCGAAGATTAACTGCAAAATATCCACCGCCAAGCTGAACGAAGTCTTCCACGAGGTGGACACGCGGCGCCGCAACGAGCTCGGGTTCGACGACTTTACCCGCCTGTACCAGCGGCTGATATTGCCGCCGGCCTCGCTGCCGGAGTACTTTGACGGCCTGCGGATGGCCACGTACAGCCAGAACGGGGAGACGGTGACGCTGCAAGAGTTTCGCCGCTTTCTCACCAAAGAGCAGCAGGAGGACGAGGGAACCCCCGGTGGTGGGCACAGTGAGGAAACGGTGGCGAAGTTTATCAACGACTACATCCAGGATCCGGCACGCGACGTGAGCGAACCGTACCTTCGGCTGCATGAG TTTATCGATTTTCTGTTTTCCCGCCAAAACGAAATCTGGGACAAGCGGTGCGACACGGTGTACCAGGACATGAGCCGCCCGCTCGCCCACTACTGGATCTCGTCCTCGCACAACACCTACCTAACCGGGGACCAGTTTTCCAGCGAATCGTCGGTCGAAGCGTACGCCCGGGCGCTGCGCATGGGGTGCCGCTGCATCGAGCTGGACTGCTGGGACGGGCCGGACAATATGCCGCTCATCTTCCACGGCCACACGTTCACGACGCGCATCAAGTTTATGGACGTGATACGCACGATCAAGGAGCACGCGTTCATCACGTCCGAGTACCCGCTGATACTGTCGATCGAGCAGAACTGCTCGCTGACGCAGCAGCGCCGGATGGCGCAAGCGATGCAGGAAGTGTTCGGGGAGATGCTGCTGACGCAACCGATCGACAAGGCGGAAGCGCAGCTACCGTCGCCGCAGCAGCTGAAGCGCAAGATTATACTGAAGCACAAGAAGCTGCCGGAGAACGGGATGCTGGTAGTGGACGAGGCGGGCAAGGAGTCGGCCGTACTGATGCGCGGCAACGATGAGAGCGAGCTGGACATACGGAACACGGTGAAGAACGGGATCCTCTACCTGGAGGACCCGGTGGACAAGGGCTGGAATGCGCACTTTTTCGTGCTGACGCAGCACAAGCTCTTCTACACGGACAGTCAGCG CCCCGATCGTGACGCGGATGGACGGGATGACGAGCGCGAAGAGAACGGATTCGCCACCAACCGACAGTCCCGGGACGGTGCAGTGCTGTCCAACGATGAGCTACACTTTGGCGAGAATTGGTTCCACGGCAAGCTGTCTGGGGGGCGCGAGGAGGCGGAAAAGTTGCTGCAACAGTTTTCCCACCTTGGCGATGGGACGTTTCTCGTGCGCGAAAGCGTTACCTTCGTGGGGGACTACTGTCTGTCGTTCTGGCGCCAGGGCAAACCGAACCACTGTCGCATCAAGCTCAAGCAGGACAAGGGCGTGACGAAGTACTACCTGATGGAGAACGTGCTGTTCGAAAGTCTGTACAGCTTGATCATGTACTACCGGCAGAATGCGTTGCGAAGTGCG GAATTTTACATCACACTGAAGGAACCGGTCCCCCAGCCGAACAAGCACGAGACGAAGGAATGGTACCACCAGACGACTACGCGCGAACAGTCGGAAATCGTGCTCAACCAGATACCGCAGGATGGCGCCTTTCTGGTGCGACCGAGCGAAAAGGGACCGAAAGCCTTCGTTATATCGTTTCG CGCGCACGGTAAGTTTAAACACTGCCGGATCCGGGTGGAAGGCCGCCTGTACGAGATGGGCGGGATGGAGTTTGAAAGTTTGGTCGATCTGGTCAACTTCTACTCTAAGCACCCGCTGTACCGGAAGGTGACGCTCACGTACCCGATACCGCGCGAGATGATACGCCGCATCAACACGATGGAC GTTCCGGAGGAAAGTGGCGGCTACGGGTATATGGATCCGGCCACGGTTACCAACGAAAACGTGACGGTCAAGGCGCTGTACGACTACAAGGCGCAGCGGGACGACGAGCTGTCGTTCTGCAAGCACGCCATCATCACGAACGTGGTGAAGCGGGGCAACGACTGGTGGTTGGGCGATTACGGTGGCAAGCGGCAGCACTACTTCCCCGCCAACTACGTGCAGGAGCTGAGCGCGATGGACGACGGGACGCTGGTGGAGGAGGGCGCCAATGAGCCGCTGATGCTGGGCAGTCTGCAGAAGGGCTCGCTGGACGTGCATGGGGCGGTGGTGGAGATGGCGTACAGCAACCATCCGGACATTGAGCGCATCCTGCGCATCCAAAACCCCACGATGCAGAACGTGTTCGAGGTGGGCGTGCAGACGAAGGAGCTGGCGTACGAGTGGATGTGCGCGATCAAGGAGGCGGCGCAGAACGCGAGCGCGATGGAGAACGAGCGGCGCAAGATGGAGCGCAACTCGCGCGTGGCCAAGGAGATGTCCGATCTGATCATCTACTGCCGCAGCGTGCCGTTCAAGCACCATCCGGCGGCGTGGGTGTTTTACGAAATGTCCAGCTTCCCGGAGACGAAGGCGGAAAAGTACTTTCTGCAGGCGGAAACGCGCGCCCTGTTTGTGCGCTACCACCGGAACCACCTGAGCCGGGTGTACCCGAAGGGGCAGCGGCTCGACTCGTCCAACTACCATCCGACGGCACTGTGGAACTGTGGGTCGCAGATGATTGCGCTGAACTTCCAGACGCCGGACAAACCGATGCAGCTGAATCAGGCCAAGTTTCGGGACAATGGCGGTTGCGGGTATTTGCTGAAGCCGGAGTTTATGTTTCGCGATGAGTTCGATCCGACCGATCCGAACACGCTGGTTGGGGTGGGCGAGGTGATCGTGAACGTGCGCATCATTGGCGGGCGCAATCTGTGCAAGGTGAGCCGCAACATTACCAGCCCGCTGGTGGAGGTGGAAGTGCTGGGCGCATCGTTCGACGGTGGCATCAAGCATCGTACCAGAGCGATAG CGGACAACGGGCTGAACCCGATCTGGAACGAAATCTGCGAGTTTCGGATAGCGAACCCACACTTTGCGATGATACGGTTCGAGGTGCAGGACGAGGACATGTTCGGCGAGCCGAACTTTATTGGCCAGGCCGTCTTTCCGCTCGGCTCGATCCGCACCGGCTACCGGAGCGTGGTGCTGCGCAACAAGTACAGCGAGGAGCTCGAGCTGGCCACACTGCTGGTGCACACCAGCATCCGGCCACTGCAGACGGAGTGA
- the LOC121598265 gene encoding grpE protein homolog, mitochondrial: MHRSKTALNLLQRLDRLRTASSGSLITRQMQMVSTAQAAHSRLLWHQAPVRHFSTEKDTARVEEPTENEKKLTVEVEELRKEAAELTEKVKSLDDKYKRALAESENIRRRLTKQIDDAKLFGIQGFCKDLLEVADILGHATEAVPKDEISDKNPHLKNLFEGLSMTRQQLNSVFKRHGLETVNPMNEKFNPNLHEALFQQEVANVEPNTVVVVSKIGYKLHDRCIRPALVGVTKG, translated from the exons ATGCATCGTTCTAAGACCGCACTAAACCTGCTGCAACGGTTGGACCGGCTGCGGACGGCTTCCAGCGGATCGCTCATTACAAG ACAAATGCAGATGGTCAGCACAGCACAAGCAGCCCACAGTCGGTTGCTTTGGCACCAGGCACCGGTGCGCCACTTTTCCACAGAGAAGGACACAGCACGTGTCGAGGAACCGACCGAGAACGAAAAGAAGCTAACCGTAGAGGTGGAGGAGTTGCGCAAAGAAGCGGCCGAGCTAACAGAGAAGGTCAAATCCCTGGAT GATAAATACAAACGTGCACTGGCGGAAAGTGAAAACATCCGAAGACGACTCACGAAACAGATTGACGATGCGAAGCTGTTCGGCATTCAGGGCTTCTGTAAGGATCTGCTGGAGGTGGCGGACATTCTGGGCCACGCGACGGAAGCCGTGCCGAAGGATGAG ATTTCCGATAAGAATCCTCACTTGAAAAATCTGTTCGAGGGACTTTCCATGACGCGGCAGCAGCTGAACAGCGTGTTCAAGCGGCACGGGCTCGAAACGGTCAACCCGATGAACGAGAAGTTTAACCCGAACCTGCACGAAGCCCTGTTCCAGCAGGAGGTGGCGAACGTCGAGCCGaacacggtggtggtggtcagcAAGATCGGCTACAAGCTGCACGACCGCTGCATACGTCCCGCGCTTGTCGGCGTAACGAAGGGTTAA